A single window of Eucalyptus grandis isolate ANBG69807.140 chromosome 1, ASM1654582v1, whole genome shotgun sequence DNA harbors:
- the LOC120293238 gene encoding uncharacterized protein LOC120293238 — protein sequence MHRNFFLLSLYLLALVICGSAADSAGYVPLKSELLCRQCSKCDTSTCPPSEAYPHMTAWDNTLIAGALQSDYVAATDRGVYSVPNVLGGESANYNAYYGWQSTSGSASGYHRFNNYMDKCSGGQSYLTVDKHGKVSLRSLNSLESIADADWKSINPPKKFNHQEFRFWVSGSTGKCLTVFVGSGEKRIAGVSDCKFDGSNPYQLFAFRFHYHKAFCCCGLHNE from the exons TTCTTTCTGCTCTCTTTATACCTGCTTGCTCTGGTGATCTGTGGCTCGGCTGCTGACAGTGCTGGATATGTACCGCTGAAGAGCGAGCTTCTGTGCAGGCAATGCTCCAAATGCGACACGTCGACATGCCCACCAAGTGAAGCCTACCCCCACATGACTGCTTGGGACAACACTCTCATTGCCGGTGCTTTGCAATCCGATTATGTCGCCGCCACCGACAGAGGAGTTTATTCTGTCCCAAATGTTTTGGGTGGTGAGTCTGCCAATTACAATGCCTATTATGGTTGGCAATCCACTTCTGGTTCAGCTTCTGGTTATCACAG ATTCAACAATTACATGGACAAGTGCTCCGGAGGACAGAGTTACCTCACCGTGGACAAGCATGGGAAAGTGAGCCTGCGGTCATTGAATTCGCTCGAAAGCATTGCCGATGCGGACTGGAAATCTATTAACCCACCAAAGAAGTTCAACCATCAGGAATTTCGATTTTGGGTTTCCGGCAGTACTGGCAAATGCCTCACTGTTTTTGTCGGGAGCGGTGAGAAGCGAATAGCTGGAGTATCAGACTGCAAGTTTGATGGCTCCAATCCTTACCAGCTCTTTGCCTTCCGGTTCCATTACCACAAGGCCTTCTGCTGCTGTGGCCTTCACAATGAATAA
- the LOC104455112 gene encoding thioredoxin-like fold domain-containing protein MRL7L, chloroplastic, which translates to MALQQASILHVPFHTLKGSRTVSTLLSSFKTPLKNTERWFGLSSDILHAPRQGTDMKNIVVGASKMSQNPKFIGGKKERDDDSSDSDYEEQDDEVKDNDPYLMDPEERREWRRKIREVINKHPDVEDEIDLDERRKKMQKLLADYPLVVEEDDPDWPEDADGWGFNLGQFFNKITIKNVRKEDDENYDSENEIVWQDDDYIRPIKDITTAEWEEAVFKDISPLIVLVHNRYKRPKENEKIRDELEKAVHIIWNCRLPSPRCVAVDAIKEPELVSALQVSVFPEIIFTKAGKILYREKAIRTPDEFSKMMAFFYYGAAKPPCLNISEDSQETIPSV; encoded by the exons ATGGCACTCCAACAAGCAAGTATCCTTCATGTTCCATTTCACACTCTTAAAGGCAGCAGAACAGTTTCTACTTTACTTTCTAGCTTCAAGACTCCATTGAAGAATACAGAGAGATGGTTTGGTCTCTCCTCAGATATTCTGCATGCACCTCGGCAG GGTACGGATATGAAAAACATTGTCGTAGGAGCTTCTAAAATGTCTCAGAATCCCAAATTTATCGGTGGAAAGAAAGAGCGAGATGATGATAGCAGTGATTCTGATTACGAGGAGCAAGACGATGAGGTGAAGGACAATGACCCTTATCTCATGGATCCTGAAGAGAGGCGAGAGTGGAGAAGGAAAATTAGAGAAGTGATCAATAAACATCCTGATGTTGAGGACGAGATAGACCTTgatgagaggaggaagaagatgcagAAGCTCCTGGCTGATTATCCCCTCGTTGTGGAGGAGGATGATCCTGATTGGCCTGAGGATGCTGATGGATGGGGTTTCAATTTGGGCCAATTCTTCAACAAAATCACTATTAAGAACGTtaggaaagaagatgatgaaaattatgatagtgaaaatgaaattgtgtgGCAAGATGATGATTATATCCGCCCCATCAAAGATATCACTACTGCTGAATGGGAGGAAGCTGTTTTCAAGGATATTAGTCCTTTGATTGTTCTTGTACATAACCGCTACAAGAG gccaaaagagaatgaaaagatCAGGGATGAATTGGAGAAAGCCGTGCACATAATTTGGAACTGCAGACTACCTTCACCAAGA TGTGTTGCAGTTGATGCTATTAAGGAGCCTGAGTTGGTATCTGCTCTGCAAGTTTCCGTCTTTCCAGAGATTATCTTCACTAAAGCTGGCAAGATTTTATATCGTGAAAAGG CTATTCGAACTCCGGATGAGTTTTCAAAGATGATGGCGTTCTTCTACTATGGAGCAGCCAAGCCACCTTGTTTGAATATAAGTGAAGATAGCCAGGAAACAATTCCGTCTGTTTGA